The genomic window TGCTCGGGGTGCTCCGCCGGGCCGGCGGCACCCTGGCCGACGCGGGCCTCGCCCCCGGCACCCTGGGCCGAGGCGCCCGCTGGGCACTGGCCCTGATCGGCCTGGTCGGCCTCGTCTACCTGGCCGGGGCGCTGCTGCCGGGCACCCGGGAGCTGTTCGAGGACCGGCGGTACGCGGGGCTGGACGGGGGCGAAGTGGCGCTGCGCGTGTTCGTGTACGTGCCCGTCGGCACCGTCCTCCTGGAGGAGACCGCCTTCCGGGGCGTCCTCTACGGGCTGGTGGCCCGGGTCCGGGGCCCGGTGGGCGCCACCGCGGTGTCGAGTCTCCTGTTCGGCCTGTGGCACGTGCTGCCGTCCCTGCACCTGTCGACCGCCAAGCCCGCCCTGACCACGGTGCTCGGCGACTCGGCGGCCGGCGCGGCCGTCGCGATCGGCGGGGCCGTGCTCTTCACGGCCGCCGCGGGCGTCCTCTTCTGCGAACTGCGCCGCCGCAGCGGCAGTCTGCTGGCGCCGATGGGGCTGCACTGGGCGGTCAACGCGCTCGGCTACGCCGTCGGCTTCCTGCTGCGCTGACCCGGCGGCTCACTCCGGCGGGCTGACGATCTCCTTCAGCCGCTCCAGGTCCTGCGGCGTGAACCCGGCCGGCCGCATGACGGCGTCCCAGCCGTCCACGTACGCGGCCTTGTACGTGTGGCCGTGGCCGTCCGGCACCCCCGTGGAGAACGGAAGGTCGGCGGTGACCTGCCAGAACGTCACGAACGGGATCCACACCATCGAGCCGAGCACGTCGCTGCCGGGGGTCTCGCTGATCCAGTCGGGCTCCGAGAACGCCAGGTTCGGGCTCCACCAGACGATCGGGTCGGAGGGGTGCATCAGGTACAGCACTCGCGTCCCGTCCCACGGCCGGTCCGCCGGCGGGATCGCCGTGGCCGGGTCGTCCGTGAACCGTACGGTCCGCCCCTCCCTGTAGACCGGCTCGATCTCCGGGCTGCCCGGCTCGCGGTGGTCGCTGAACTCGCGGAAGAGGGTGTTGAAGTTGGGCGGCCCCGCGAACAGGGTGCCGGCCGTGCGGTTGCGCAGGTCGTACTCCCCGCTGAAGGCCGCCTCGCCGCCGAACGACCCCAGGCTCTCGCCCGCCACGAACAACCGCGGGCGGTGGTCCTGGGGCAGCTTGGACCAGACGCCGTAGACGGCGTCGAACAGTTCGCGGCCGGCCTCGCGGGCCTTGGACTGGTCGACCAGGTAGGAGAGCCACGACGGAAGGTACGAGTACTGCAGCGCCACACTGGCTGTGTCGCCGTCGGCGAGGTACTCGAAGGAGTCGACGGCGGCCGGGTCCACCCAGCCGCTCCCGGTGGTGGTCATGACCAGCAGGTTCGCCCGTTCGAAGCCGCCCGCACGCTGGAGGTCCGCGACCGCCCGCTCGGCCCGGCGCTCCGTGTCGTCCGCCGTCTCCAGACCGGCGTAGGCCCGGACCGGCTCCTGCGCCGCACGGTGCGTGAACGCGCCGATCTGCGCCGCCGTCGGCCCGCTGCCGGTGAAGGCCCGGCCCTGGTAGCCCAGCGTGTCCCACGGCACCAGCGAACCGGGCCCGCCCGAGCGCAGGGGAGAGACGGGCTGGTGCACGCCCTCCGGCGTCTTCGTGTCGCGCAGCGAGAAGGCCTCGTTGGCCGCGTTCACGATCCCCGCCAGCAGCACCCCGCTGAACGCCGACCAGGCCAGGGCCGCCACCAGGATCCAGCCGACCGCCTTCGCGGCCTTCTCGCCGACCCAGCGCCCGAGGAGACGGGCCGCCCAGCGGTACAGGCGCCGCAGCCCCCGCCCGGCGAGCAGCAGCAGCCAGAAGACGAGCACGGCGACGAACGGGCAGGCCACGGTGGTGAGGGCGTTGTAGTCGGTGACGCCCATCAGCCCGCGGATCTCGTGCTGCCAGTACTGGCCGAGCCCGAACGCGACCCCGAACAGCACGACCGCGGCGACGGCCAGGACCTGCCAGGACCGGCGCGCGGCGGGCCGGGCCTCCCGGTCGGCGAACGCGCGCCACACGAAGGCGGCGACGACCCCGAGTCCGTACCCGATGGCCCCGCTGATGCCGGCGATCAGGCCCTGTAGGACGCCGCCGCGCGGGAGCAGCGAGGGGGTGAAGGAGAGACAGGCGAGGAGGAGCGCGCCCCAGCAGCCGGGGAGCGTGAGGCGAGGCGACCACCGGCGCTTCCCGTGCTCCCCGTCACCCGCCGGCGGTTCCCCGGCGGGCGGCGGTGCGTCCGTACCGGGAGGCGGTACGTCCCCACCGGGTGGCGGTGCGTCCGCATCGGGCGGCGGGCCGTCCGCACGGGGCGGCGGGGTGTCGTCCGCGGTGCCGGGCGCGGCCGGGTCGGGCCCGTCGCCGCCCTTCCGCCCGGACGGTCCGTCCGACGGGGAATCCGGCCGATCAGCACTCATGGCTTCCTCCGCCGCCATGGTCCCGCGGCCCCGCCTCCGCTGCCACCCGGGCCGGGACCGCGCGCCGCCCCGCCCGTCACCGCTCACGGACGGCCGTTCGCGTTCCCGTTCCCGCTCGCCTCGCCGTTCCCGTACCCCTCCCGGACCTCGTCCGCGGGCGCCCACTCCGCCCCCGTCCGGCGTCGGTACGCGGCCACGGCCCCCTCGACGGTGGGGAAGAAGCGCCGGGGGTCGAGCGTGCGCGTGAGCCCGTACTGCTCGATCCTGCGCCGCACCGGGTCCTTGAGCTCGGCGAAGACCAGCCGCACGCCCTTCGCGTCGAGCTCCTCGTCCAGCTCCTCCAGCATGTCCGCGGCGGTGGTGTCCACGTCGGTCATCGGCTCGGCCGCGATCAGGATCCAGCGCGGCGGCGGGTCGGTGCCCGCCAGGCGCCGGATCTCGTCGCGGAAGGCCCGGGCGTTCGCGAAGACCAGCGGGGCGTCGAAGCGGTAGATGACCAGGCCCGGCAGCCGCTGGGCCGCCGGGTGGGAGCGGACGTCGTGGTAGCCCTCCAGGCCCCCCACCCGCCCCAGCACCGTGCGGTACGGCCACCACGAGCGGCGGAAGACGTTGAGGACGGACAGCGCCACGGCGACGCCGATCCCGGCCAGCACGCCGATCAGGGCCACCCCGACGAAGGCCGCGCAGCACAGCAGGAACTCGGTCCGGCGCTGTCGCCACAGCCGGACGGCGCCCGGGACGTCGGCCAGCGACAGCGAGGCGGTGATGACCACGGCGGCGAGGGCGGGCTGGGGGAGGTTGCGGAACAGCCCCGGCACCAGCACCAGCATGAGGACGATGAGCACCGCCCCGACGACCCCGGTGAGCTGGCTCCTGGCCCCCGCGCGCTCCGCGACCGCCGTACGGGATCCGCTGGTGCTCACCGGGAAGCCCTGGAAGGGGCCGGCCGCCAGGTTGGCCACGCCGATGGCGGCCATCTCCTGGTTGCCGCGCACCTCCTGGCCCTGCCGGGCAGCGAAGGCCGAGGCGTTCGAGATGGTGTCGGCCAGGGACACCAGGGCGATCCCGAGCGCGCCGGCGAGCAGCAGCGACAGGTCGGCGAGGCGGACGTCGGGGATCGTGAAGGGCGGCAGGCCCTCGGGCAGTTCGCCGACCAGGGACACGCCGTGCTCGCCCAGGTCGAAGACGGTGGCGGCGGCGATCGACAGGACGACCATCACCAGCACCGCGGGGACCTTGGGCAGGAAGCGCTGGAGGACCAGGATGACGAGGATCCCGCCGCAGCCGACCGCGGCGGCGGCCGGCACCGTCGCCCCTTCGCCCAGCTTCCGCAGGAAGCCGGTGAACTCGCCGACCAGGTCGTCCGCCCCGACCGAGAAGCCGAGCAGTTTGGGTAGCTGGCCGATCAGGATGGTCAGCGCCAGGCCGTTCATGTAGCCGATCATGGTGGGTTTGGAGATCAGGTCGGCGACGAAGCCCAGCTTCGCGACCGAGGCCAGGATCATCACGGCCGCCACCATCAGCGCGAGCGCCGACGCCAGGGCGACCGCCCGCGCCGGATCCCCGTCGGCCTCCACCAGCGGCAGCACGGTCGCGGCGATCATCGGCCCGAGCGAGGAGTCCGGGCCGAGCACCAGGATCCGGGACGGCCCGGCCACCGCGTAGCCGAGCAGGCAGAGGACCGTCGTGTACAGGCCGGTGATGGGCGGCAGCCCCGCCAGTTCCGCGTACGCCATGCCCTGCGGCACCAGCAGGGTGGTGAGCACGACGCCCGCGACCAGGTCCTTGGCCAGCCACGCGCGCCGGTACGAGGCCAGCGCGCGGACCCCGGGGACCGCCCGGAACCGGAGGGGCTTCACGCGGCCCTGGACCGCCGCGCCAGGAGCTTGCCCAGCTCCCACAGGACCAGGAGCACGAGCGCGGCCAGCACCGCCCAGCCGAACTGCCGGGCGTCGATCCGGGTCGTCCCCAGCAGGTGCCGGAAGCCGTCCAGCTGGGTCACGAGGACCGCGAGCGCCAGCTGGGCCAGCGCCACCCAGTTCATCTGACGGCTGTCGAAGGTGGAGGTGGTGAGGATCGACTCCGTCTCGCTGCGGCACTCGAAGGCGGCCACGATCAGACAGAGCGAGAAGGCGGTGAACGCGATCGACTGCCCGGTCTCGACGCTGCCGAAGTGCTCCCTGCCGAGTGCGACGAGCCCCAGCAGCAGGGCCGTGATCGCCAGCCCGCCGAGGCCGACCGTCACCAGCACCGGCCGGGTGAGCACCGACTCGCCGCGTGGCCGCGGCCTGCGCCGCATCAGGCCGGGGCTCTCCCGGTCGAAGCCCAGCGCGAAGCCGAAGGAGGCGTTGACCACGAAGTGGATCCACAGCACCTGCGGCGGGGTGAACGGCTCGCCCGCCGCGATGTCGAAGACCGTGGCGCCGAGGAAGGTGACCACGAAGGTCACCAGCAGGAGCAGCACGAACCGGATGTACTTGGTGAGGTTGTCGTAGATCCTGCGGCCCTGCCGCACGGCGTAGACGATCGTGGCGAAGTTGTCGTCGGAGAGGATCATGCGGCCGGCGTTCTTCGCCACGTCCGTGCCGCTGCCCATGGCGATGCCGATGTCCGCGGCCTTGATGGCGGGCGCGTCGTTGACGCCGTCGCCGGTCATGGCCACGACCTCGCCCTTCTTCTTGAGGGTCTCCGCCAGCAGCACCTTGTGCTCCGGCGCCACCCGCCCCACCACGCCGATGGAGTCGATCCGGGCGAGCCGCTCCTCCTCGCCGAGGGCGGCGAAGTCGGCGCCCAGCATCGCCTCGCCGGGGATGCCCAGACGACGGGCGATCGCCGCCCCGGTGGTGACGTCGTCACCGGTGACCATCCGCACCCGGATGTGCCCCGCCTGGGCGCCCGCGACCGCCTCCCCGGCCTCCTCGCGGGGCGGGTCGACCATGCCGACGAGGCTCGTCACCCGCAGCCCGGTGACGTACCCGAGGAGGTCGCCGTCCGGGTCGAACGCGGCCGGGTCCAGGTCGCGGGTGGCCGCGGCCATCACCCGGAGTCCCTCGCCGCCCATCCGGCCGGTCTCCTCCTCGGCGCGCGCGGCCAGGGCGGCGTCCCACGGGACCGTGCCGCCCGCCGCGAGGGCGGTGGTGGCGCGGGCCACCACCGCGGGGACCGCGCCCTTGACGAAGCAGCGGACCACCTCGCCCCCGGAGGCGTCGACCGTGGCGTGGAAGGTGGCCATCAGCTTGTAGCCCGGGTCGAACGGCAGCGTGGCCAGCCGGGGGAGGCGCTCCCGGGTGGCGTCGGCGTCCAGCCCCGCCTTGTGCCCGAGGACCAGCAGCGCCGCCTCCGTGGGGTCGCCCACCACCTGGCCGTCCACCAGCTTGGCGTCGTTGGCCACGAGGTACGGCAGGATCGCCTCCTCGACGCCGGCGGCGGAGCCCGCCGCGTGCCGGACCCGGCCCTCGAGGGCGTAGCCCGTGCCCGAGACGGCGTAGCGGTCGGTGGGGCTCACCACCTCGACGACCGTCACCTGGTTCAGCGTCAGGGTGCCCGTCTTGTCCGAGTTGATCGCCGATGTGAACGCCAGGGTCTCGACCGACGGCAGCTCCTTGACGATGGCGTTCCGCTTGGCCAGGTTGAGGCTGCCGACGGACAGGATCGCCTGCGTGACGGTCGGCAGGGCCTCGGGGATGGCGGCGATGGCCAGCGAGACCGCGCTGACGAACAGGGCGTCCCAGGCCTGGTCGCGCTGGCGCCCGAGGGCGAACATCACGATCATCGTCAGACCGGCCGCCGCGGTGATCCAGAGCGTCAGGGTGTCGAGCTCCCGGGTGAGCGGCGGGACCTCCTTCTCGGTGGCCGACAGCATCCCGGAGATCCTGCCGAGTTCGGTGCCGGCCCCGGTCGCGGTCACGACGAGCACGCCGCTGCCGTGGGTGACCGGGGTGTTCATGTACGCCATGTTGGTCCGGTCGCCCGGCGTCGGCAGGGGACCGGACAGCGCCCCGGCCTCCTTGGCGGCGGGCACGCTCTCGCCGGTGAGCGCCGATTCGTCGATCTGCAGGGCGCTGGCCGCGACGATCCGGCCGTCCGCGCCCACCTGGTCCCCGGCCGAGACGAGCACGATGTCCCCGACGACCAGCCCCTCGGCGGGGATCTCGGCCTCCGCCCCGTCCCTGCGCACCCGGGCCGTCGCCTTCATCATCGACCGCAGCGCGTTCATCGCGCTCTCGGCCTTGCCCTCCTGGCGCAGACCGACGACCGCGTTGAGCAGGGTCAGGACGAGGAGCAGCACCGCGGTCGTCCACTCCTGGATGAGCGCGGAGACGACCGCGGCCGCCACGAGGACGAGCTGCATGTAGCTGCGGTACTGGCCGAGGAAACGGCGCCAGGCCGGGACCGGCCGCTCCCCGGGGAGCGCGTTCGGGCCCTGGGCCGCCAGCAGTTCCGCGGCCCGCGCCGAGGAGAGACCGACCTCGGGGTCGACAGCGAGCGCGCCCAGGACCTCGTCGGGCGCACGGATGTACCAGTCATCCTCCGAGGCCAGGCGCGGCCTTCCCGCGGAATCCGACCGTTCCGTCATCGTCCTGCCTCCGATCCGTGGCCGGCCCCGGCTCCGCAGCCGGCTCCGGACCGCGCGGCCCGCCGTCGGGCGCCGGGCCGGAGCCGCTCGCGCGGACGACGTCGAGCGCTTTCCGCGACCGGCGTTCGACCAGGATGGGCAGGTACGCCCGGATCCTGGCCCGCTCGAAGTGGCCGTACGCACGGCGGACCGCGACCTCGACGGCGGCCGCGTCGACCGAGGGGTAGGCGGCGGCGAGCCGGGCCACGAGGCCGTCCAGGGTGAACTCCTCGTCCGAGGAACCGGGCGCCGCGTCCGCGACCGCGTCCGGCGCGCAGGGACCGCCCGGACCGTCGCCGGAACCGTCCTCGCCGACGTACGGAGCCCGCTCCTCCACCGTCATGGCCACACCGTTGCCACGTCCCACGACCTCCCGACCGTAGAACCGCCCCACCCGCCGTCGCCGCGAGAGGGCCCGTCCCGCCCATTGTCGGCGCGGCCGGACAAGATCGCCCTCCGGCCGGGCCGAACCCGGTGTGTCCCGCCGAGGCCCGGAGGCACGCCGAAGGAACGGGGGCCTGGGGTGGTGGCCCGCACACGGGGGAACGGGGGCCGCCCGCGGTGGCCCGGTGGCTGGGCGGGCTCGTCGGGCTGTGCCGGTGAGCGTCGCTTGAGGAGCGGGCCGGGCGCGGCGTTAGCATCGGCACTCCGCCGACAACTGGAGTTCACCGCCATGCCTTTGCCGCGCATCGGAGTCGTCATCGTCACCATGGGCAACCGCCCGCGGGAGCTGGAGGCGCTGCTCGCTTCGGTGGAGAAGCAGGACGTCCCCGCGACCCGGGTGGTCCTGGTGGGCAACGCGACGCCCCTGACCGACGTCATGACGGACGCGACCAAGATCCCGCTGGAGGAGAACCTCGGCTGCCCCGGCGGCCGCAACGTCGGCCTGGAGTTCCTGCGCGACTCGGGCGAGGTCGACGTCGTCGTCGAGCTGGACGACGACGGCCTGCTCATCGCCGACGACGTGTTCCGCACGGTCCAGCGGCTCTTCGCGGAGGACCCGGAGCTGGGGATCGTCGGCTTCCGGGTCGCCGACGAGCACGGGCACACCGAGCGGCGGTGGATCCCCCGGCTGCGGGCGGACGACCCGATGCGCGGCGGCGAGGTGACCGCCTTCCTGGGCGGCGGCCACGCCTTCTCGATGCCGATGCTCCGTCAGACCGGGCTGTGGCCGGGCGAGTTCTTCTTCACGCACGAGGAGTCCGACCTGGCCTGGCGCGCCCTGGACGCGGGCTGGAAGATCGTCTACGAGCCGGAGCTCGTCCTGCAGCACCCCCGGACCTCCCCGGCCCGGCACGCGGTCTACTACCGCAACACCGCCCGGAACCGCGTGTGGCTGGCCCGCCGCCGGCTCCCGGTCCCGCTGATCCCGGTCTACCTCGGCGTGTGGATCCTCATCACCCTGCTGCGCACCCGGGAGGCGGCGGGCCTCAAGGCCTGGTGGGGCGGCTTCTTCGAGGGGGTGCGAACCCCCTGCGGCCCGCGGAAGGCGATGCGGTGGAGCACGGTCCGGCGCATGACGCGACTGGGCCGCCCGCCGATCCTCTGACCGGCCGGTCCTCCGACCGCCGGGCGCACGGGGCGGGCCGGCGGTCGAGCGGGATACGGCCTGTTTGCGCTGGGACTGCAACTGGCCGTCATTCTCTTGCACTCCTTGCGCTAGTCTTGCGTGTATGACGCGACGACTTGCTCAGGTGGCGAAAAAGGTGGGGGTCAGCGAGGCGACGGTCAGCCGTGTCCTCAACGGCAAGCCGGGAGTCTCCGAGGCCACCCGGCAGTCCGTGCTCACCGCCCTGGACGTGCTCGGCTACGAGCGCCCCACCCAGCTCAGGGGAGAGCGCGCCCGGCTCGTCGGACTCGTCCTGCCCGAGCTGCAGAACCCCATCTTCCCGGCCTTCGCCGAGGTCATCGGCGGCGCCCTCGCCCAGCAGGGACTCACCCCGGTCCTCTGCACCCAGACCAAGGGCGGCGTCTCCGAGGCCGACTACGTGGACCTGCTCCTCCAGCAGCAGGTCTCCGGAGTGGTCTTCGCGGGAGGGCTGTTCGCCCAGGCCGACGCCCCGCACGACCACTACCACCAGCTCGCCGAGCGCAACATCCCGGTCGTCCTCATCAACGCCTCCATCGAGGGGCTCGACTTCCCCTGCGTCGCCTGCGACGACGCCGTCGCCGTCGAACAGGCCTGGCGCCACCTGGCCTCGCTCGGCCACGAGAAGATCGGGCTGCTCCTGGGCCCCGCCGACCACGTGCCCTCCCGGCGCAAGCTCCAGGCCGCGCGCGCCGCGGCCGAGGCGGCCGGCACCCCGCTGCCCGAGGAGCGAATCGTGCGCTCGATCTTCTCACTCGAAGGCGGGCAGGCCGCCGCCAACGGCCTGCTGGAGCAGGGTGTCACCGGCATCGTCTGCGCCAGCGACCCCCTCGCCCTGGGCGCCATCCGGGCCGCCCGCCGGCGCGGGCTCGTCGTCCCCGGCGACGTCTCGGTCGTCGGTTTCGACGACTCCGCCTTCATGAACTGCACCGAGCCGCCGCTGTCCACCGTGCGCCAGCCCATCGAGGCGATGGGCCGGGCCGCCGTCGAGCTGCTCTGCTCCCAGATCCAGGGCGTGCACTCGCACCCGGGCGAGCTGCTCTTCGAGCCCGAGCTCGTCGTGCGCGGCTCCACCGCCCCGCCGCCCGCCCGCTAGCGGAGCGCCGTACCGCTTCCTCCTCAAAGGCACCGTTTCCTGCCGTCGCCCGACGGTTCCGGATGCGGTGCCTTTGTCATTTCCCTGTCCGTTCCGTTGACACCGTCGTCATCCGGTAGAAACCTGTGCCACCAGAATCCGCAAAACTTTGACTAGATTACTCAAAAGATTGCGAGTCACTGTGTACGGACGACGACTGGCGATGGGGCTGCTGATCAGCGCCCTGATCGCCCTCGGGCTGTTGCCCGTTCCGGCCCACGCCGCCGCGGCGGCGGACACCGACCTCGCGCTCGGCAGG from Streptomyces showdoensis includes these protein-coding regions:
- a CDS encoding alpha/beta hydrolase translates to MSADRPDSPSDGPSGRKGGDGPDPAAPGTADDTPPPRADGPPPDADAPPPGGDVPPPGTDAPPPAGEPPAGDGEHGKRRWSPRLTLPGCWGALLLACLSFTPSLLPRGGVLQGLIAGISGAIGYGLGVVAAFVWRAFADREARPAARRSWQVLAVAAVVLFGVAFGLGQYWQHEIRGLMGVTDYNALTTVACPFVAVLVFWLLLLAGRGLRRLYRWAARLLGRWVGEKAAKAVGWILVAALAWSAFSGVLLAGIVNAANEAFSLRDTKTPEGVHQPVSPLRSGGPGSLVPWDTLGYQGRAFTGSGPTAAQIGAFTHRAAQEPVRAYAGLETADDTERRAERAVADLQRAGGFERANLLVMTTTGSGWVDPAAVDSFEYLADGDTASVALQYSYLPSWLSYLVDQSKAREAGRELFDAVYGVWSKLPQDHRPRLFVAGESLGSFGGEAAFSGEYDLRNRTAGTLFAGPPNFNTLFREFSDHREPGSPEIEPVYREGRTVRFTDDPATAIPPADRPWDGTRVLYLMHPSDPIVWWSPNLAFSEPDWISETPGSDVLGSMVWIPFVTFWQVTADLPFSTGVPDGHGHTYKAAYVDGWDAVMRPAGFTPQDLERLKEIVSPPE
- a CDS encoding cation-translocating P-type ATPase, whose product is MTERSDSAGRPRLASEDDWYIRAPDEVLGALAVDPEVGLSSARAAELLAAQGPNALPGERPVPAWRRFLGQYRSYMQLVLVAAAVVSALIQEWTTAVLLLVLTLLNAVVGLRQEGKAESAMNALRSMMKATARVRRDGAEAEIPAEGLVVGDIVLVSAGDQVGADGRIVAASALQIDESALTGESVPAAKEAGALSGPLPTPGDRTNMAYMNTPVTHGSGVLVVTATGAGTELGRISGMLSATEKEVPPLTRELDTLTLWITAAAGLTMIVMFALGRQRDQAWDALFVSAVSLAIAAIPEALPTVTQAILSVGSLNLAKRNAIVKELPSVETLAFTSAINSDKTGTLTLNQVTVVEVVSPTDRYAVSGTGYALEGRVRHAAGSAAGVEEAILPYLVANDAKLVDGQVVGDPTEAALLVLGHKAGLDADATRERLPRLATLPFDPGYKLMATFHATVDASGGEVVRCFVKGAVPAVVARATTALAAGGTVPWDAALAARAEEETGRMGGEGLRVMAAATRDLDPAAFDPDGDLLGYVTGLRVTSLVGMVDPPREEAGEAVAGAQAGHIRVRMVTGDDVTTGAAIARRLGIPGEAMLGADFAALGEEERLARIDSIGVVGRVAPEHKVLLAETLKKKGEVVAMTGDGVNDAPAIKAADIGIAMGSGTDVAKNAGRMILSDDNFATIVYAVRQGRRIYDNLTKYIRFVLLLLVTFVVTFLGATVFDIAAGEPFTPPQVLWIHFVVNASFGFALGFDRESPGLMRRRPRPRGESVLTRPVLVTVGLGGLAITALLLGLVALGREHFGSVETGQSIAFTAFSLCLIVAAFECRSETESILTTSTFDSRQMNWVALAQLALAVLVTQLDGFRHLLGTTRIDARQFGWAVLAALVLLVLWELGKLLARRSRAA
- a CDS encoding LacI family DNA-binding transcriptional regulator, with protein sequence MTRRLAQVAKKVGVSEATVSRVLNGKPGVSEATRQSVLTALDVLGYERPTQLRGERARLVGLVLPELQNPIFPAFAEVIGGALAQQGLTPVLCTQTKGGVSEADYVDLLLQQQVSGVVFAGGLFAQADAPHDHYHQLAERNIPVVLINASIEGLDFPCVACDDAVAVEQAWRHLASLGHEKIGLLLGPADHVPSRRKLQAARAAAEAAGTPLPEERIVRSIFSLEGGQAAANGLLEQGVTGIVCASDPLALGAIRAARRRGLVVPGDVSVVGFDDSAFMNCTEPPLSTVRQPIEAMGRAAVELLCSQIQGVHSHPGELLFEPELVVRGSTAPPPAR
- a CDS encoding SulP family inorganic anion transporter — its product is MKPLRFRAVPGVRALASYRRAWLAKDLVAGVVLTTLLVPQGMAYAELAGLPPITGLYTTVLCLLGYAVAGPSRILVLGPDSSLGPMIAATVLPLVEADGDPARAVALASALALMVAAVMILASVAKLGFVADLISKPTMIGYMNGLALTILIGQLPKLLGFSVGADDLVGEFTGFLRKLGEGATVPAAAAVGCGGILVILVLQRFLPKVPAVLVMVVLSIAAATVFDLGEHGVSLVGELPEGLPPFTIPDVRLADLSLLLAGALGIALVSLADTISNASAFAARQGQEVRGNQEMAAIGVANLAAGPFQGFPVSTSGSRTAVAERAGARSQLTGVVGAVLIVLMLVLVPGLFRNLPQPALAAVVITASLSLADVPGAVRLWRQRRTEFLLCCAAFVGVALIGVLAGIGVAVALSVLNVFRRSWWPYRTVLGRVGGLEGYHDVRSHPAAQRLPGLVIYRFDAPLVFANARAFRDEIRRLAGTDPPPRWILIAAEPMTDVDTTAADMLEELDEELDAKGVRLVFAELKDPVRRRIEQYGLTRTLDPRRFFPTVEGAVAAYRRRTGAEWAPADEVREGYGNGEASGNGNANGRP
- a CDS encoding three-helix bundle dimerization domain-containing protein, whose amino-acid sequence is MGRGNGVAMTVEERAPYVGEDGSGDGPGGPCAPDAVADAAPGSSDEEFTLDGLVARLAAAYPSVDAAAVEVAVRRAYGHFERARIRAYLPILVERRSRKALDVVRASGSGPAPDGGPRGPEPAAEPGPATDRRQDDDGTVGFRGKAAPGLGG
- a CDS encoding CPBP family intramembrane glutamic endopeptidase, with protein sequence MPSREPDDDAEPPAERDGGTEGAPPRHRWRGPIGTWPAVALTVAVLVAANWLLHRWSGPAELVTAVAVSAVLLGVLRRAGGTLADAGLAPGTLGRGARWALALIGLVGLVYLAGALLPGTRELFEDRRYAGLDGGEVALRVFVYVPVGTVLLEETAFRGVLYGLVARVRGPVGATAVSSLLFGLWHVLPSLHLSTAKPALTTVLGDSAAGAAVAIGGAVLFTAAAGVLFCELRRRSGSLLAPMGLHWAVNALGYAVGFLLR
- a CDS encoding glycosyltransferase family 2 protein, giving the protein MPLPRIGVVIVTMGNRPRELEALLASVEKQDVPATRVVLVGNATPLTDVMTDATKIPLEENLGCPGGRNVGLEFLRDSGEVDVVVELDDDGLLIADDVFRTVQRLFAEDPELGIVGFRVADEHGHTERRWIPRLRADDPMRGGEVTAFLGGGHAFSMPMLRQTGLWPGEFFFTHEESDLAWRALDAGWKIVYEPELVLQHPRTSPARHAVYYRNTARNRVWLARRRLPVPLIPVYLGVWILITLLRTREAAGLKAWWGGFFEGVRTPCGPRKAMRWSTVRRMTRLGRPPIL